One stretch of Hydrogenovibrio kuenenii DSM 12350 DNA includes these proteins:
- a CDS encoding DMT family transporter — protein sequence MNVSIAYFLVILIWSTTPLAIQWSGHQDWFFGIAARILISAIIVIPLVFIFGKAKFSLKPSALKVYAAASLGMLGGMTPIYYAAQTMPSGWISIIFGLTPILMGIFSYFLLKNFTLTSNKILGIIISFAGLIVIFSPHLNWQSSLALQGLLFALLGTSFHSLSTVLVKRLNHEVPHSHVVAGTVWISAVVYTLFHPSYIMEFPGMDIKALGAIFYLGSIGSVFGFILYYYILKRLDAVRIGLITLITPIVAVLLGHFLNNEPLDAIILLGVLLVISGLVVYEFGHKIRKPKH from the coding sequence ATGAATGTATCTATCGCCTATTTTTTAGTAATCCTTATTTGGTCTACAACACCTCTAGCTATCCAGTGGAGCGGACATCAAGACTGGTTTTTTGGTATTGCGGCACGGATTCTAATCAGTGCTATTATCGTGATTCCATTGGTTTTTATTTTTGGTAAAGCAAAGTTTTCCTTAAAACCCTCTGCTCTAAAAGTGTATGCAGCGGCTAGCTTGGGCATGCTGGGGGGGATGACGCCTATTTATTATGCGGCGCAAACCATGCCTTCTGGCTGGATTTCTATTATTTTTGGTCTAACGCCTATTCTAATGGGCATATTTTCTTATTTTTTATTGAAAAACTTTACTTTAACTTCAAACAAGATTTTAGGCATTATTATCAGCTTTGCAGGCCTGATTGTTATCTTCAGTCCACATTTGAACTGGCAGTCATCGTTGGCATTACAGGGTTTATTGTTTGCTTTATTGGGAACTAGCTTTCATTCTCTAAGCACGGTCTTAGTGAAGCGTTTAAATCATGAAGTGCCTCATTCGCATGTTGTTGCAGGAACGGTATGGATAAGTGCGGTAGTTTATACATTATTTCATCCAAGCTACATTATGGAATTTCCAGGAATGGATATCAAAGCGCTCGGTGCTATCTTTTATTTAGGCAGTATCGGTTCAGTATTTGGCTTTATTCTTTATTACTATATTTTGAAGCGCTTGGATGCGGTGAGAATAGGTCTTATCACACTGATTACCCCCATAGTGGCGGTATTATTAGGGCACTTCTTAAATAATGAACCATTGGATGCGATTATATTGCTGGGCGTTTTATTGGTTATCTCTGGATTGGTGGTTTACGAGTTCGGCCATAAAATTCGCAAACCAAAACATTGA
- the yjgA gene encoding ribosome biogenesis factor YjgA — protein sequence MVRPRNVNRTKAPKTVPDWEQEEFESRTDIKKAAQAVTDLGEKLAEMTESKIRTLNLPDELLNAILLLKRLDKGPAVKRQKAFVGKFLRKNEYLIVDIKEKLMEEELKAQQQNAHFQRLEKWRDRLVEEGDDALNEFIEVYPQVDRSFLRQAIRNAQKEAEQNKPPKSSRAIFKYLRGLEW from the coding sequence ATGGTTAGACCTCGTAATGTAAATCGGACTAAGGCTCCTAAAACCGTTCCAGATTGGGAACAGGAAGAGTTTGAAAGCCGTACAGACATCAAAAAAGCAGCCCAAGCGGTGACAGACCTAGGTGAAAAGCTGGCGGAAATGACTGAATCAAAAATCAGAACACTTAATCTTCCGGATGAGCTGCTTAACGCGATTCTTTTATTAAAGCGTTTGGATAAAGGCCCAGCAGTAAAGAGACAAAAAGCTTTTGTGGGTAAGTTTCTTCGTAAGAATGAATATTTAATTGTTGATATTAAAGAAAAACTTATGGAAGAAGAGTTGAAGGCGCAACAACAGAACGCACATTTTCAACGTTTAGAAAAATGGCGCGATCGTTTAGTAGAGGAGGGTGATGATGCACTAAATGAGTTCATTGAAGTTTATCCTCAGGTTGATAGAAGCTTTTTGAGACAAGCCATTCGTAACGCCCAAAAAGAAGCAGAGCAAAATAAACCACCTAAGTCATCAAGAGCTATTTTTAAGTATCTAAGAGGCCTTGAGTGGTAG
- the ligA gene encoding NAD-dependent DNA ligase LigA — protein sequence MSLKLLNSAYLMNIVACETEDCYSQLIADLKHHSYQYYVLDAPEISDRQYDELFQKLLITEAKHPGWVVKDSPSTRVGDQPLSHFESVTHRVAMYSLDNAFNNEDMSDFYQRIADRFSDDAFVFSAEPKMDGLAINLRYEQGYFVQATTRGDGKVGENVTQNVKTIQSIPLKLQGDHFPDVLEVRGEVFMLKSTFEKLNQQQLDKGEKPFANPRNAAAGTLRQLDSKVVAQRHLSFYVYGWGEVSDNWTLPKKYSDMMHLFEQWTLPINPHASLVEGIEGMSDYYERLLQLRPTLPYEIDGIVYKLNDISLQTQLGFTARAPRWAIARKFPAEEVWTELLDIDVQVGRTGAITPVARLQPVNVGGVMVSNATLHNMDEIQRKDVRIGDTVIVRRAGDVIPEVVGPVLSKRPDNTVLFHMPEHCPECGSEIVKEPDKAVYLCSGGLYCPAQRKRALEHFVSRKAMDIQGLGTRLIDQLVEKELVHHPDDLYRLDTETIAGLERMATKSAQNVVDSIQGSLFTTFGRFIYSLGIPEVGEVTANNLAQHFKTYDALLSASVDEFILVDDVGEVVANHLEHFFQQPHNLEVIQGLFDAGVDWPEPQEIVVQQNSPFMNKVVVITGTLESMGRTDAKNLLEAAGAKVTGSISVKTDFLLAGEKAGSKLTKAESLGITILNEQQWLEMMPEL from the coding sequence ATGAGTCTCAAGCTATTAAATAGCGCCTACCTTATGAACATCGTTGCTTGCGAAACAGAAGACTGTTATTCCCAACTGATTGCAGACTTAAAACATCATAGCTATCAATATTATGTACTGGATGCGCCAGAAATCAGCGATAGACAATATGATGAACTTTTCCAAAAACTTCTAATAACAGAAGCAAAACACCCTGGTTGGGTGGTTAAAGATTCTCCTTCGACACGGGTTGGAGATCAACCGCTTAGTCACTTTGAGTCTGTTACCCATCGTGTTGCCATGTACTCCCTCGATAATGCCTTCAATAATGAGGATATGAGCGATTTCTACCAACGTATCGCTGACCGTTTCTCTGATGATGCTTTTGTATTTTCAGCTGAACCTAAGATGGATGGGTTGGCGATTAATCTTCGATATGAGCAAGGCTATTTTGTTCAGGCAACCACTCGTGGTGATGGAAAAGTTGGCGAAAACGTTACACAAAACGTTAAGACTATTCAGTCTATTCCTTTGAAGCTGCAAGGTGATCATTTTCCTGATGTTTTAGAGGTGAGAGGTGAGGTTTTTATGTTGAAGTCAACTTTTGAAAAGTTGAATCAACAGCAGTTAGACAAGGGTGAAAAACCTTTTGCCAACCCTAGAAATGCGGCAGCAGGAACCCTAAGACAGTTAGATTCCAAGGTTGTAGCGCAACGACACCTTAGTTTTTATGTTTATGGCTGGGGTGAAGTCTCTGATAATTGGACGCTGCCTAAAAAATACAGCGATATGATGCATTTGTTTGAACAGTGGACATTGCCTATAAATCCTCATGCTAGCCTTGTAGAAGGGATTGAGGGGATGTCTGATTACTATGAACGATTGTTGCAACTTCGACCTACATTACCCTATGAAATTGACGGTATTGTGTATAAGTTAAATGACATTTCTTTGCAAACCCAACTCGGGTTTACGGCACGAGCACCCCGGTGGGCGATTGCTCGAAAATTTCCTGCCGAAGAAGTCTGGACAGAGTTGCTGGATATTGATGTGCAAGTTGGCCGAACTGGTGCGATCACACCTGTTGCAAGATTACAGCCTGTTAATGTCGGTGGGGTAATGGTTTCAAATGCCACCTTGCATAATATGGATGAAATACAACGTAAAGACGTTCGCATTGGTGACACGGTGATTGTGCGTAGAGCGGGTGATGTTATTCCTGAAGTGGTTGGACCTGTTTTATCTAAGCGTCCAGACAATACAGTCTTATTTCACATGCCTGAACACTGCCCTGAGTGTGGTTCAGAAATTGTGAAAGAGCCAGATAAGGCAGTTTATCTTTGTTCAGGAGGTTTGTATTGTCCTGCCCAACGGAAACGTGCACTGGAACATTTTGTTTCTAGAAAAGCGATGGATATTCAGGGGCTTGGTACACGGTTAATTGATCAGCTTGTTGAAAAAGAATTGGTTCACCACCCGGATGATCTCTATCGCTTGGACACTGAAACCATAGCTGGCTTGGAACGTATGGCGACCAAGTCAGCACAAAATGTAGTTGACTCGATACAGGGATCACTATTCACCACTTTCGGACGTTTCATCTATAGTTTAGGTATTCCCGAAGTGGGAGAGGTGACGGCAAATAATTTAGCCCAGCACTTTAAAACTTATGATGCGTTATTGTCTGCAAGCGTAGATGAATTTATTCTGGTGGATGATGTAGGGGAAGTCGTTGCTAATCATTTAGAGCATTTCTTTCAACAACCGCATAATCTAGAAGTTATTCAAGGGTTGTTCGATGCTGGGGTGGATTGGCCTGAACCTCAAGAAATCGTTGTTCAACAGAATAGTCCATTTATGAATAAAGTTGTCGTAATTACAGGTACGTTGGAATCTATGGGTAGAACCGATGCTAAAAACTTATTGGAAGCAGCAGGCGCTAAAGTGACAGGAAGTATTTCGGTTAAAACTGATTTTTTACTGGCAGGCGAAAAAGCTGGCTCAAAGTTAACTAAGGCAGAATCTTTGGGTATAACGATACTAAACGAACAGCAATGGCTTGAAATGATGCCTGAGTTATAA
- a CDS encoding cell division protein ZipA C-terminal FtsZ-binding domain-containing protein, whose translation MNELQQVLIIFAIIVIVGLYFLQKKKNASSKASSSQTAKTNADESSSPAVKDQAGKALNELGEAHIPVSAQTQHRLHVDEEDVPENQLGLSFGEGFEPPKKENAGETSLEVKVESTESISEQETDEAQNEKKPKHIVIKDENMVPVDGFQPDSVDVPDFGVPTEPSSSAAEIAQQKTNVEKTEPQVFALIVMGTEDFLWPKVNQTLQGVGLVTNGSQIFVKNDSMGNEIIRVANLLEPGSFPIEEPANNDYKTPGVVLILELPTTVKAPAVMHDMIMMARKISQRLNGRLYNAERHLIKESDLQQMRDTAVAYESQAIK comes from the coding sequence ATGAATGAATTGCAACAGGTTTTAATTATTTTTGCAATTATTGTCATTGTAGGGCTTTATTTTCTACAAAAGAAAAAAAACGCATCATCTAAAGCTTCCAGTTCACAGACGGCTAAAACAAATGCCGATGAAAGTAGTTCGCCTGCAGTCAAAGATCAAGCAGGGAAAGCATTGAATGAACTGGGTGAAGCGCATATTCCAGTTTCTGCACAGACCCAGCATAGATTACATGTTGATGAAGAAGATGTTCCTGAAAATCAACTAGGACTATCTTTTGGTGAAGGCTTTGAACCGCCTAAAAAAGAAAATGCTGGAGAAACCTCCCTTGAAGTTAAGGTTGAGTCTACTGAATCAATTTCAGAACAAGAGACAGATGAAGCCCAAAATGAAAAGAAACCAAAACATATCGTTATAAAAGATGAGAACATGGTCCCGGTTGATGGTTTTCAGCCAGACAGTGTTGATGTACCTGATTTTGGCGTACCGACTGAACCTTCATCTTCTGCAGCTGAAATTGCACAGCAAAAGACCAATGTTGAGAAAACTGAACCTCAGGTTTTTGCCTTGATCGTGATGGGGACGGAAGACTTTTTATGGCCTAAAGTTAACCAAACACTTCAAGGAGTCGGGTTGGTTACAAATGGAAGTCAGATTTTCGTTAAAAACGATTCTATGGGCAATGAAATTATTCGTGTCGCCAATTTATTAGAACCTGGTTCTTTTCCGATAGAAGAACCCGCTAATAATGACTATAAAACACCTGGCGTTGTTTTAATCCTTGAGCTACCAACAACTGTTAAAGCACCAGCAGTCATGCATGACATGATTATGATGGCGAGAAAAATTTCTCAGCGATTGAATGGTCGACTTTACAATGCTGAGCGCCACCTTATTAAAGAGTCAGACCTGCAACAAATGCGAGATACCGCAGTTGCCTATGAGTCTCAAGCTATTAAATAG
- a CDS encoding FGGY-family carbohydrate kinase: MALNTKLEGNILGIDLGTSGIRAVIVSLQNTLLHEIQVAMPFPKRDNNTSQQDITIWHTALDNLLTRLNEVADLSTVRHIVADATSSTVLLIDNKLAPLTPALMYDDSRATKQADQIKTYATTSTAAQGASSTLAKVMWLEGSRPFEEGQTVQYFICHQIDWLNSFFTQKIVPTDANNALKLGYDVINRCWPDWVKNCIKTSLPKVVMPGAAIDTIAAAIADKYHFHPETKIHAGTTDSIAAFLASGANQIGDATTSLGSTLSLKLLSDKPIFSPTHGIYSHILGDLWLIGGASNCGGAVLLKYFSLDQIITLLSEINIHKPTGLNYYPLITKGERFPIADSHLEPKVSPRPKLDSEFLHTLIEGLVSVEKLAYETLENLGATNVKQVYAVGGGTKNPIWMTLREQNLGYKTKKAAHIDAAFGVTQLLIKAL, encoded by the coding sequence ATGGCTTTAAACACTAAGCTAGAAGGCAATATTCTCGGAATAGATTTAGGTACATCAGGTATTCGTGCCGTCATCGTTTCTCTACAAAACACCTTGCTACATGAAATACAGGTGGCTATGCCATTTCCTAAAAGAGATAACAATACTAGCCAACAAGATATTACTATCTGGCACACCGCACTAGATAACTTATTAACTAGACTCAATGAAGTAGCTGACCTCAGCACTGTTCGGCATATCGTAGCCGATGCAACTTCATCAACAGTTTTACTCATCGATAACAAACTTGCACCGCTAACACCTGCATTAATGTACGACGACAGCAGAGCAACAAAGCAAGCAGATCAAATCAAAACTTACGCAACAACTAGCACTGCGGCGCAAGGAGCATCTTCAACCCTAGCCAAAGTTATGTGGCTTGAAGGATCACGTCCCTTTGAAGAAGGCCAAACAGTACAATACTTTATTTGCCATCAAATCGATTGGTTAAACAGCTTTTTTACCCAAAAAATAGTTCCTACCGATGCCAACAATGCATTAAAGCTTGGTTATGATGTAATAAACCGCTGTTGGCCAGACTGGGTAAAGAATTGCATTAAAACGTCTTTACCGAAGGTCGTTATGCCTGGTGCAGCCATTGATACTATAGCTGCTGCTATAGCTGACAAATACCACTTTCATCCTGAAACAAAAATTCATGCGGGAACAACAGATTCCATTGCCGCCTTTTTAGCATCTGGCGCAAACCAAATTGGTGATGCAACAACATCTCTTGGTTCAACACTAAGTTTAAAACTTTTATCTGATAAGCCGATTTTTAGTCCGACACATGGTATCTACAGTCATATCCTTGGTGACTTATGGCTAATAGGAGGGGCATCTAATTGCGGTGGTGCTGTATTGTTGAAATACTTCTCATTGGATCAGATAATCACATTGCTCAGTGAAATAAACATTCATAAACCAACTGGACTTAATTACTATCCACTCATTACAAAGGGCGAGCGCTTTCCAATCGCTGATAGCCATTTAGAACCTAAAGTTTCGCCAAGACCCAAGTTAGACAGTGAGTTTTTACACACTTTGATTGAAGGACTGGTCTCTGTCGAAAAACTCGCTTATGAAACATTAGAGAATTTAGGTGCGACCAATGTTAAACAAGTTTACGCCGTTGGTGGCGGCACGAAAAACCCCATTTGGATGACATTAAGAGAACAAAACCTAGGCTATAAAACAAAAAAAGCGGCTCATATAGATGCCGCTTTTGGTGTAACGCAATTGCTTATAAAAGCGTTATAA
- a CDS encoding HAD family hydrolase, with the protein MSKLKALLFDVDGTLADTERDGHRVAFNMAFKDAGLDWNWDEALYGDLLAVTGGKERIRFYLDEFNTGFEKPANFDDFVKGLHESKTNFYTQLMAEGKIPLRTGVERLIKEAKEAGMRMAVVTTTTPANVTALLESTLGPDSESWFEVIAAGDIVPAKKPAPDIYDWALEQMDLTPEEAIAFEDSSNGIKSSSAANLKTIVTINEYTKDDDFSDAVVVLDHMGEPEQSFTLLSGDTFGQDYLNLDLVHKIANA; encoded by the coding sequence ATGTCAAAATTGAAGGCACTGTTGTTTGATGTTGATGGCACTTTAGCGGATACAGAAAGAGACGGTCATCGTGTCGCATTTAATATGGCATTTAAAGATGCTGGACTAGACTGGAATTGGGATGAAGCGCTTTATGGTGATTTACTAGCCGTTACCGGTGGAAAAGAACGTATTCGTTTTTATCTTGATGAGTTTAATACTGGTTTTGAAAAGCCAGCGAATTTTGATGACTTTGTAAAAGGACTGCACGAGTCAAAAACAAATTTCTACACTCAGTTAATGGCTGAAGGGAAAATCCCTTTGCGAACAGGGGTTGAACGTTTGATTAAAGAGGCAAAAGAAGCGGGTATGCGTATGGCTGTTGTTACAACAACAACTCCTGCAAATGTGACGGCACTTTTAGAAAGTACTTTAGGTCCTGATTCAGAGTCTTGGTTTGAAGTTATTGCTGCTGGCGATATTGTACCGGCCAAAAAACCAGCACCGGATATTTATGACTGGGCGTTAGAGCAAATGGATTTAACACCAGAAGAAGCCATTGCTTTTGAAGACTCTTCAAATGGTATTAAATCTTCGTCTGCTGCGAATCTAAAAACTATCGTTACAATTAATGAATACACAAAAGATGATGATTTTTCTGATGCAGTTGTTGTGTTAGATCATATGGGTGAACCTGAACAATCATTCACACTATTGTCGGGTGATACTTTTGGTCAAGACTACCTGAACCTAGATTTGGTTCATAAAATCGCGAATGCATAA
- the dksA gene encoding RNA polymerase-binding protein DksA yields MNIETDFIEDYPVYKAAPNEDYMSPQMLEHFKNKLLAWKKQLIEEASTTVSHLKSDSSTPADPNDRASQEEEFALELRTRDRERKLIAKIDKSLKDIETGEYGYCKMSGEEIGLARMEARPTATLTVEMKTKQEMREKQGIA; encoded by the coding sequence ATGAACATTGAAACAGATTTCATTGAAGACTACCCAGTATATAAAGCGGCTCCGAACGAAGATTATATGAGCCCTCAAATGCTTGAGCATTTCAAAAACAAATTGCTTGCTTGGAAAAAGCAATTGATAGAAGAAGCTTCAACAACTGTTAGTCATCTAAAGTCGGACTCAAGTACACCTGCGGACCCTAATGACCGTGCTTCTCAGGAAGAAGAATTTGCTCTTGAACTTCGTACTCGCGATCGCGAAAGAAAGCTGATTGCAAAAATCGATAAATCACTGAAAGATATTGAAACGGGTGAATATGGTTATTGCAAAATGTCTGGCGAAGAAATTGGTCTTGCTAGAATGGAAGCACGCCCTACAGCAACATTAACTGTTGAAATGAAAACCAAACAAGAAATGCGTGAAAAACAAGGTATTGCCTAA
- a CDS encoding bifunctional aminoglycoside phosphotransferase/ATP-binding protein — protein MDLTTLIDQLSCSDIYPHPVEVITTIETHISIVFLTGQYAYKLKKPVNFGFLDFSTLEQRKKFCHLELHLNKRTSPEIYLEVCPLYIQKGNLSFFPDNEHDEPIEYLVKMNQFDPNFVLGRFLREHTLSIKQVENLSTQIAMFHQQAETCPQGLIYGHPDDAVHPMLENFPSLMQTFDDPETSYRLRQLAQWTHFKQKQLYPVLENRKQDGFVKACHGDMHLDNITLIDDKPTLFDGIEFNDQFRWIDTINDLAFLLIDLGYRKQTTLRRQLLSLYMNQTSDYKALELLRFYQTYRAMVRAKITALRYHQLDKNSHEAEECWQTALDYIKQAEGYAYEVPETKIILMQGVAGSGKSHYAKQLLCELDAIIISSDIERKRLYGISPLHRVSEKEKQLLYSAEMNQKTYETLYDLTETIIKAGYSVIVDATFLKYQHREVFIELAEKLNADYRVVYIEPDIELIQQNIKIREQNNDNPSDATVDIMHRHVQQLEPPTRQEDVFRLNPHENICQETFKSWLSRPI, from the coding sequence ATGGATTTAACTACCCTCATTGATCAGCTTTCCTGTAGTGATATCTACCCACATCCAGTGGAAGTAATTACAACTATTGAAACACATATTTCTATTGTTTTTCTGACTGGCCAATATGCCTATAAACTGAAAAAGCCTGTTAATTTTGGCTTCTTAGACTTTTCAACACTTGAACAAAGAAAAAAGTTCTGTCACCTTGAATTACATCTAAACAAAAGAACCTCACCTGAAATTTATTTAGAGGTCTGCCCTCTTTATATTCAAAAAGGAAATCTTTCTTTTTTTCCTGACAATGAACATGATGAACCTATAGAGTATCTGGTCAAAATGAATCAGTTTGATCCAAATTTTGTTTTGGGTCGTTTTTTACGTGAACACACTCTTAGCATTAAACAAGTTGAAAATCTTTCAACACAGATAGCCATGTTTCACCAACAAGCAGAAACATGCCCCCAGGGCTTGATCTACGGCCACCCGGATGATGCTGTACATCCTATGCTTGAAAACTTTCCCTCATTAATGCAAACCTTTGATGACCCTGAAACCAGTTATCGTTTAAGACAACTGGCTCAATGGACACACTTCAAACAAAAGCAACTTTATCCCGTATTAGAAAACCGAAAACAGGATGGTTTTGTAAAAGCTTGTCATGGCGATATGCACTTAGACAACATCACACTAATTGATGATAAACCGACTCTGTTTGATGGTATTGAATTCAACGACCAGTTTCGTTGGATTGATACCATTAATGACTTAGCATTTCTATTGATTGATCTCGGTTATAGGAAGCAAACGACTTTAAGACGCCAGCTACTTTCACTATATATGAATCAAACTTCCGACTATAAGGCTTTGGAATTATTAAGGTTTTATCAAACCTACCGAGCTATGGTTCGTGCCAAAATTACAGCATTACGCTACCATCAACTGGATAAAAACAGCCATGAAGCCGAAGAATGTTGGCAAACAGCTTTAGACTATATAAAGCAAGCTGAAGGTTACGCTTATGAAGTTCCTGAAACCAAGATTATCTTAATGCAAGGTGTTGCAGGCTCCGGTAAAAGTCACTACGCCAAACAACTTCTATGCGAACTCGACGCTATTATTATCAGCTCGGATATTGAACGAAAACGCCTCTATGGCATTTCGCCACTTCATCGAGTTTCAGAAAAAGAAAAGCAGTTACTTTATTCTGCTGAAATGAATCAAAAAACCTATGAAACACTTTACGACCTTACTGAAACCATTATAAAAGCTGGTTATAGTGTAATTGTTGATGCCACATTCCTAAAATATCAACACCGCGAAGTTTTTATAGAATTGGCCGAAAAATTAAATGCTGATTATCGCGTGGTTTATATTGAACCAGATATTGAGCTTATACAGCAGAACATTAAGATACGTGAACAAAATAACGACAACCCTTCCGATGCGACAGTTGATATTATGCATCGTCATGTCCAGCAGCTTGAACCACCTACAAGACAAGAAGATGTATTTAGGTTAAATCCCCATGAAAACATCTGCCAGGAAACTTTCAAGTCTTGGTTAAGTCGGCCGATATAA
- a CDS encoding YqiA/YcfP family alpha/beta fold hydrolase, with product MILYLHGFLSTGKSYKAQWFKKAFAELGIEVLTPTYPLASPEKTIAYLKSVIEEDILKLGATPAWQIFGSSMGGFYGEYLSELYGVPLVMINPALNPVSIFKQHYGEYEHPITGERFVIDDDFIEAIEKLITQNPVSAPSRLLLDKEDETVPYEFAYQKYQNVQQSKTLAFEGGDHAFQHLEDAWQNVKTFVEGFKTSG from the coding sequence ATGATTCTTTATTTGCATGGTTTTTTAAGTACAGGCAAAAGTTATAAAGCACAGTGGTTCAAAAAAGCTTTTGCTGAGCTTGGCATAGAGGTTTTGACGCCGACTTACCCTCTGGCTTCGCCAGAAAAAACGATTGCCTATTTAAAGAGCGTTATCGAAGAAGATATATTAAAACTTGGAGCGACCCCAGCCTGGCAGATTTTTGGATCTTCTATGGGGGGCTTTTATGGGGAGTATTTATCTGAACTATATGGCGTGCCATTGGTAATGATTAATCCCGCACTTAATCCTGTCTCTATTTTTAAACAACATTATGGTGAATATGAGCACCCTATAACAGGGGAGAGGTTCGTTATTGATGATGACTTTATTGAGGCGATAGAAAAGCTGATTACGCAAAATCCTGTTAGTGCACCAAGTAGGCTGCTACTGGATAAGGAAGATGAAACCGTTCCCTACGAATTTGCCTATCAAAAATATCAAAATGTACAACAATCAAAGACTCTTGCATTTGAAGGCGGAGACCATGCTTTTCAGCATTTAGAAGATGCTTGGCAGAATGTGAAAACTTTTGTTGAAGGATTTAAGACTAGTGGTTAA